The following proteins are co-located in the Pedobacter sp. FW305-3-2-15-E-R2A2 genome:
- a CDS encoding YdeI/OmpD-associated family protein, with amino-acid sequence MEKYDPRVDAYIEQAAAFAQPILKHIRKLVHLACPELIETMKWSFPHFDYKGTVCSMAAFKSHCAFGFWKSKLLPDPHHLLSDDKEQAMGQLGRITSIADLPEESIFITYVQNAVILNKEGIKLEKKPAAAKIELVIPDYFARSLAEAPAAQEHFDKFSYSQKKEYLEWVVEAKTEETRQKRLATALEWIAEGKSRNWKYQR; translated from the coding sequence ATGGAAAAATACGACCCTAGAGTAGATGCTTATATTGAGCAGGCTGCGGCCTTTGCCCAACCGATTTTAAAACACATCCGGAAGCTCGTTCATCTGGCCTGTCCGGAATTGATAGAAACCATGAAATGGAGTTTTCCTCATTTTGACTATAAGGGAACCGTCTGTAGCATGGCTGCTTTCAAGAGCCATTGTGCTTTTGGTTTCTGGAAAAGCAAACTCCTTCCCGATCCGCATCACCTGTTGAGCGACGACAAAGAGCAGGCTATGGGACAGTTGGGCCGCATTACTTCTATCGCAGACCTGCCCGAAGAAAGCATTTTCATCACCTATGTCCAAAATGCCGTCATCCTGAATAAGGAAGGGATTAAGCTGGAGAAAAAACCTGCCGCAGCAAAAATAGAACTCGTGATTCCGGATTATTTTGCCAGAAGTCTGGCAGAAGCTCCTGCAGCACAGGAACATTTTGACAAGTTTAGCTATTCTCAAAAAAAGGAATATCTGGAATGGGTTGTCGAAGCAAAAACAGAAGAAACAAGACAAAAAAGGCTCGCTACAGCCCTGGAATGGATTGCCGAAGGGAAGTCCAGAAATTGGAAATACCAACGTTAG
- a CDS encoding histidine phosphatase family protein: MDKELYIIRHGETELNKQGIVQGRGINSDLNDTGRAQAEAFYAKYKDVAFDKVYTSELKRTHQTVKGFIDAGLPWTQLSGLDELAWGTWEGQPNDENAMIAFKSIMEKWTSGDYDARFEGGESPADVIIRQKQALEVIRSAENEKTLLICMHGRAMRLFLCLLTGRPLSEMTEFPHLNTTLYKVEMTGDQYVITEFNNTDHLK, translated from the coding sequence ATGGATAAAGAACTATACATCATCAGACATGGTGAAACCGAACTAAACAAACAAGGTATTGTGCAGGGAAGAGGGATCAACAGCGATCTGAACGATACAGGAAGGGCACAAGCCGAAGCATTTTATGCGAAATATAAAGACGTAGCCTTCGATAAGGTTTATACTTCTGAACTCAAAAGAACCCACCAAACGGTAAAAGGCTTTATTGATGCCGGATTACCATGGACACAGTTGTCGGGCCTGGATGAGCTGGCCTGGGGTACCTGGGAAGGGCAGCCAAACGATGAAAATGCCATGATCGCTTTTAAAAGCATTATGGAGAAATGGACGTCGGGAGATTATGATGCCCGCTTTGAAGGGGGCGAGAGTCCGGCGGATGTGATTATCCGTCAGAAACAGGCTTTGGAAGTGATCAGGAGCGCTGAAAATGAAAAAACCCTTTTAATCTGTATGCATGGGCGTGCAATGCGCTTATTCCTGTGTTTATTAACGGGAAGGCCATTGAGTGAAATGACAGAGTTTCCTCACCTGAATACCACCCTTTATAAAGTTGAAATGACCGGAGATCAGTATGTGATCACCGAGTTTAACAATACGGATCATTTAAAATAG
- a CDS encoding DUF3857 domain-containing protein has translation MIRNLFLCLLTLTSIPCFSQLEYAADKVPSSLRSRANAVIREMETTVDMRAADQVIINVKKVVTVWNKNGDPRADLTIYYDKSSSIQRIRGQVLDAIGNVNAKFTQGDFTDHSAVSDGSMFIDYRLKHFSPIVTTYPYTVIYEYEIKNKQNLIIPDWYANPYADQSVEKNKYTFVSKPNDEIRIREYNYNGKPEVLKTEKATSYTWQVSNKPAFKAEPFAPDPDLYQTYVKVAARQFSYYGYKGSYQNWEELGKWVYNDLIKSRQNLPEQTTAEIRELVKGIDSDREKAKKIYEYMQKKTRYISVQIGIGGFQPMPAAEVQQLSYGDCKALVNYTQSLLKAADIPSLYCVVNAGRNKKSMDPDFASMEQGNHIILAVPLKTDTVWLECTSSDSPFGFLGDFTDDRTVLACTPEGGKLLKTPALNSDMNLLVRKAQLNVDAEGTVTGKLNTSFSGAQYDNYQNMLAQPHAEQLKLLKDKYDIDNINFHDFKLVQDKGTPPHTLESVQLDIQKYAAKSNDLFYLELNAFNKTRNVPEVKNRTLPVYINRGFTDEDELRYELPEGFKMEAKPENKKIISPFGSYSSELKIEGKTLTYKRKFHLKDGNYPAAQYQEFSNFMGNVNIADHDKVVYKLN, from the coding sequence ATGATCAGGAATCTATTCCTATGCTTATTGACATTAACCAGTATACCTTGTTTTTCCCAGCTGGAATATGCAGCTGATAAAGTCCCTTCCAGTCTGAGGAGCAGGGCCAATGCAGTGATCCGGGAAATGGAAACCACCGTAGATATGCGTGCAGCGGATCAGGTGATCATAAATGTTAAAAAGGTCGTTACCGTTTGGAATAAAAACGGCGATCCAAGAGCAGATCTGACCATTTATTACGATAAAAGCAGCAGCATTCAGCGCATCAGAGGCCAGGTACTGGATGCCATTGGAAATGTAAATGCTAAATTTACACAGGGTGATTTTACGGACCACAGTGCCGTTAGCGATGGCAGTATGTTTATCGATTACCGCTTAAAGCATTTCTCGCCCATCGTTACCACCTACCCCTATACGGTGATTTATGAATATGAAATTAAAAACAAGCAGAACCTGATCATCCCCGACTGGTATGCCAATCCTTATGCCGACCAATCCGTAGAAAAGAACAAGTATACCTTTGTCTCCAAACCAAATGATGAAATCAGGATCAGGGAATACAACTATAACGGTAAGCCCGAGGTCCTGAAAACAGAAAAAGCAACGAGTTATACCTGGCAGGTTAGCAATAAACCTGCTTTTAAAGCTGAGCCCTTTGCACCTGATCCGGACCTTTACCAGACCTATGTAAAAGTTGCCGCCAGACAGTTTAGTTATTATGGCTATAAAGGAAGCTATCAGAATTGGGAAGAACTGGGCAAATGGGTATATAATGATTTGATCAAAAGCAGGCAAAACCTTCCGGAGCAAACCACTGCCGAAATTAGGGAACTCGTTAAAGGGATAGACAGTGATCGTGAGAAAGCAAAGAAAATCTATGAATATATGCAGAAGAAAACCAGGTACATCAGTGTACAGATTGGAATCGGAGGCTTTCAGCCGATGCCCGCTGCAGAAGTTCAGCAACTCTCTTATGGAGATTGCAAAGCATTGGTTAACTATACCCAAAGTCTTTTAAAGGCCGCAGATATTCCATCTTTGTACTGTGTTGTAAATGCAGGAAGAAACAAAAAGAGCATGGACCCCGACTTTGCCAGTATGGAACAAGGCAATCACATCATCCTGGCAGTTCCTCTGAAAACAGATACGGTATGGCTGGAATGCACCAGTTCCGATAGTCCTTTTGGTTTTCTTGGAGATTTCACCGACGACCGGACCGTCCTTGCCTGTACTCCTGAGGGAGGGAAATTATTAAAAACCCCTGCATTGAACAGTGACATGAATTTATTGGTCAGAAAGGCACAGCTGAACGTCGATGCCGAAGGAACAGTGACCGGAAAATTAAATACCAGCTTCAGCGGTGCTCAGTACGACAATTATCAGAACATGCTGGCACAACCGCATGCCGAACAGCTGAAACTATTAAAAGACAAGTACGATATCGACAATATCAATTTCCACGATTTTAAACTTGTTCAGGACAAAGGTACCCCACCGCATACCCTGGAATCTGTTCAACTGGACATACAGAAATATGCGGCCAAAAGTAATGACCTTTTTTATCTGGAATTAAATGCATTTAATAAGACCCGCAACGTTCCTGAAGTGAAGAACAGGACTTTACCTGTCTATATCAACAGGGGCTTTACAGATGAAGATGAGCTCCGTTATGAACTTCCTGAAGGTTTCAAAATGGAGGCCAAACCGGAGAATAAAAAGATCATCAGTCCTTTTGGCAGCTATAGTTCTGAGCTTAAAATTGAAGGAAAAACACTGACTTATAAAAGAAAGTTTCACCTGAAGGATGGGAATTATCCCGCAGCACAATACCAGGAATTCAGCAATTTCATGGGCAATGTCAACATTGCAGACCATGATAAAGTCGTGTATAAGCTAAACTAG
- a CDS encoding DUF3857 domain-containing protein: MKYFCLILFFTVCSLKSIAQDFKFAGISHEDISLKNTVLDSNANAIVLREFGTAVMDYNDADGRLAIEYLYHVRIKIFNKQGFESGNIIIPQRINDDLQDEIRDIKAVTINYIDGIFKQTELDPKKIFREKRNKYSAATKFTMPNLMDGSIIEYTYRMRIPRIFNFKSWEFQSNIPKLHSEYIATIPALYNYNVSLRGAMKLSSSNAELQKECMRISGTNIDCSKMTYIMKNVPAFIEEDYMTAAVNFKSAINFELSDYHLMNGGKKSVTKTWKDVDYELLSEKSFGSQMKKKDAFKELMPEILKNTTDDLSKAQAVYDYIAKNIKSNGFIGIYSETAVKKALETHSGNTGDINLSLIAALSAANLNAEAVILSTREYGLVNTLYPVITDFNYVVAKVNIGEQSYLLDASVPLLPFGLLPLHCINGQGRVINLKKPSYWYDLKASQKEYTRYNLVATLTKDGKIKGELLTYTLGYAALKKRRDILAANSVAEYVEKLDEKMPRISFGKYEIKNVDSLNLPLVEKYEIEINSYNGTSATQIFFSPFFIDNISKNPFNLNERTYPVDLGSGKETRCSIQLTVPEDFILAGQPKDLNIGLAENGGKYMTTTSFDSHIVNFNQLLQLNKPIYGSEEYLSLKEFYSRIIQTQKTDIIFKKAK; this comes from the coding sequence ATGAAATACTTTTGCCTCATATTATTTTTTACTGTTTGTTCCCTGAAATCCATAGCCCAGGATTTCAAATTTGCCGGAATCAGTCATGAGGATATCTCCTTAAAAAACACCGTGTTGGACAGCAATGCCAATGCCATCGTGCTCCGGGAATTCGGGACCGCAGTGATGGATTACAATGATGCTGATGGCCGGCTGGCCATTGAATACCTGTACCACGTCCGCATTAAAATTTTCAACAAACAAGGTTTTGAAAGCGGGAACATCATTATCCCGCAACGCATCAATGACGACCTGCAAGATGAAATCAGGGACATTAAAGCCGTCACGATTAATTATATAGATGGGATATTCAAACAAACGGAGCTTGATCCCAAGAAAATATTCAGGGAGAAAAGAAACAAATACAGTGCGGCAACGAAGTTTACCATGCCCAATCTGATGGATGGAAGCATTATTGAATACACCTACCGCATGCGAATCCCCAGAATCTTTAACTTTAAATCCTGGGAATTTCAATCCAACATTCCTAAGCTACACAGTGAATACATCGCTACGATCCCTGCGCTATACAACTATAACGTCTCGCTCAGGGGCGCAATGAAGCTCAGTTCCAGCAATGCAGAACTTCAAAAAGAATGTATGCGGATTTCGGGAACCAATATTGATTGTTCTAAGATGACCTATATCATGAAGAATGTTCCTGCCTTTATTGAGGAAGATTATATGACAGCAGCAGTCAACTTTAAATCGGCCATTAACTTTGAGCTGTCTGACTACCATTTAATGAATGGAGGAAAAAAGAGCGTCACTAAAACATGGAAAGACGTCGATTACGAACTCCTTTCCGAAAAATCTTTCGGATCACAGATGAAGAAAAAAGACGCTTTTAAAGAGCTGATGCCTGAAATTCTTAAAAACACAACCGACGACCTGAGCAAAGCACAAGCGGTATACGACTACATTGCAAAGAACATCAAGTCCAACGGTTTTATTGGGATCTACAGCGAAACTGCTGTAAAAAAAGCATTGGAAACCCATAGCGGAAATACCGGCGACATTAACCTTTCGCTCATTGCAGCCCTTAGCGCCGCCAACCTTAATGCCGAAGCAGTAATCCTTTCTACCCGTGAATATGGATTGGTAAACACCCTGTATCCGGTCATCACTGATTTCAACTATGTCGTGGCGAAAGTCAATATCGGGGAGCAAAGTTATTTGCTGGACGCCTCCGTTCCGCTTCTTCCTTTCGGCTTGCTGCCTTTACATTGCATCAATGGCCAGGGAAGGGTAATCAACCTGAAAAAACCTTCTTACTGGTATGACCTCAAGGCCAGTCAGAAAGAATATACCCGATACAATTTAGTCGCTACCCTAACTAAGGACGGGAAAATAAAAGGAGAACTGCTGACCTATACTTTAGGATATGCCGCATTAAAAAAGAGAAGAGATATTCTTGCTGCCAACTCCGTGGCAGAATATGTCGAAAAACTCGATGAAAAAATGCCCAGGATCAGCTTCGGGAAGTATGAGATTAAGAATGTAGATAGCCTGAACCTACCCCTGGTAGAGAAATATGAAATAGAGATCAACTCTTATAACGGTACTTCAGCCACGCAAATTTTCTTCAGCCCTTTCTTCATTGACAACATCAGCAAGAATCCTTTCAACCTGAATGAAAGAACCTATCCGGTAGATTTAGGAAGCGGCAAAGAGACCAGGTGCAGCATTCAGCTGACCGTTCCGGAGGACTTTATCCTGGCAGGACAACCTAAAGACCTCAATATTGGATTGGCGGAAAATGGAGGAAAGTACATGACCACCACGAGCTTCGATAGCCATATCGTGAACTTTAACCAGCTATTGCAACTGAACAAACCCATCTATGGATCAGAGGAATACCTTTCCCTGAAAGAGTTTTACAGCAGGATCATCCAGACACAAAAAACAGACATCATCTTTAAAAAAGCGAAATAA
- a CDS encoding menaquinone biosynthesis protein: MSKIKISAVSYTNTKPFIYGIEHSELLTKIDLSLDIPTDCAAKLINNQVDIGLIPVAAIPMVPNANIVADYCIGSVGAVNSVFVFSKVPFGEIRTVRLDSHSRTSNNLAKVLLKFHWKQEVTYTTDPEAETDAMVLIGDRTFGKKSDYPYAYDMGEEWMKFTGLPFVYAAWVANKTIPETFIAEFNAALAFGLSHRQELLKELPVIANFDLDDYLMHKLDFELTDKKREALSLFLSYIEQL; encoded by the coding sequence TTGAGTAAGATTAAAATTTCTGCAGTTTCCTATACCAATACCAAGCCTTTTATCTATGGAATTGAACATTCGGAACTGCTGACTAAAATAGATTTAAGTTTAGATATCCCTACAGATTGCGCGGCAAAATTGATCAATAACCAGGTGGATATCGGCCTGATTCCTGTCGCCGCCATTCCAATGGTGCCGAATGCAAACATCGTTGCTGATTATTGCATCGGTTCAGTAGGCGCCGTAAATTCTGTGTTTGTTTTTAGCAAAGTTCCTTTCGGGGAAATCAGGACGGTAAGGCTCGACAGCCATTCCCGGACTTCCAATAACCTGGCAAAGGTCTTGTTGAAATTTCACTGGAAACAGGAAGTGACGTATACGACCGATCCGGAAGCAGAAACAGATGCAATGGTCCTGATTGGCGACCGCACTTTTGGTAAAAAATCGGACTACCCTTATGCCTATGATATGGGAGAGGAGTGGATGAAATTTACCGGATTGCCTTTTGTATATGCCGCATGGGTAGCGAACAAAACAATTCCTGAAACATTTATCGCAGAATTTAACGCGGCATTGGCTTTTGGCCTTTCCCATCGTCAGGAGTTACTGAAAGAATTGCCGGTAATCGCAAATTTTGACCTGGACGACTACCTGATGCATAAACTGGATTTTGAACTGACGGATAAAAAGCGCGAAGCTTTAAGCCTGTTCTTATCCTATATTGAACAGTTATAG
- the mutS gene encoding DNA mismatch repair protein MutS — protein MAKDKTKETPLMQQYNAIKAKYPGALLLFRVGDFYETFGEDAVKTSQILGIVLTRRGNGPGGHIELAGFPHHSLDNYLSKLVRAGQRVAICDQLEDPKTTKTIVKRGVTELVTPGVAYNDNILSQKSNNYLASVYFDKAGMGVSFLDISTGEFYVAQGNAEYIDKLLQGFKPNEVVFQKSKRKEFLELFGDKFYTFHLDDWAFTTDYATETLTKHFEVNSLKGFGVDKLQIGIIAAGVVLHYLNETEHRNLKHITSISRLEEDKYMWLDRFTIRNLELVSSANDNAVTLFQVLDHTSTPMGARLLHRWIIMPLKELKPIQERLGMVEFLVKDEALVEEFLNHIKQIGDLERLISKVGLLKVGPRELCQLKKALYHIESVKEIATASNNPFLMALADQLDPCLSIREKLERELQQDPPALLIKGNVIADGINEELDRLRKISFGGKDYLIEIQKREAAITGIPSLKVAFNNVFGYYLEVTHTHKDKVPADWIRKQTLVSAERYITPELKEYEEQILGAEEKIMQIEIRLYGELMALVSAYIKQIQLNAFSIAQLDVLLCFAQLAVKNHYVKPVVNKTKNLDIKGGRHPVIEKRLPVGEEYITNDVFLDNETQQIIIITGPNMSGKSAILRQTGLIVLMAQMGCFVPAKAATLGLVDKIFTRVGASDNLSSGESTFMVEMNETASILNNISDNSLILLDEIGRGTSTYDGISIAWAIAEFLHTHPTAKPKTLFATHYHELNELANTMSRIKNFNVSIKEVGNKVIFLRKLVPGGSEHSFGIHVAKMAGMPPKLINRANEILKKLEIDRTEGQSIKDSIKKVQNQAYQLHMFAIDDPVLLKIRDTLNNLDVNVLTPVEALLKLDEIQRIIKE, from the coding sequence TTGGCTAAAGATAAGACTAAAGAAACACCTTTAATGCAACAGTACAACGCGATTAAAGCAAAGTACCCGGGTGCATTACTATTGTTCAGAGTGGGCGACTTCTATGAAACATTTGGTGAAGATGCGGTAAAGACTTCTCAGATTCTGGGAATTGTATTGACAAGAAGGGGAAATGGTCCTGGAGGACATATTGAACTGGCAGGATTTCCTCATCATTCTTTAGACAATTACTTGTCGAAACTGGTTCGCGCCGGACAAAGGGTTGCGATCTGTGACCAGCTGGAAGACCCTAAAACAACCAAAACAATTGTAAAACGTGGTGTGACTGAATTGGTTACCCCAGGTGTTGCTTATAATGATAACATCCTGAGCCAGAAGTCGAACAACTACCTGGCTTCCGTCTATTTTGATAAAGCAGGAATGGGCGTTTCCTTCCTCGATATTTCTACAGGCGAGTTTTATGTAGCTCAGGGAAATGCAGAATATATCGACAAACTTTTGCAGGGTTTTAAACCGAATGAAGTGGTTTTTCAAAAGAGTAAAAGGAAGGAATTCCTGGAGCTTTTCGGCGATAAATTTTATACGTTTCATCTGGATGATTGGGCATTTACCACTGATTATGCGACGGAAACGCTGACGAAACATTTTGAAGTGAACTCTTTAAAAGGTTTTGGGGTAGATAAACTTCAGATCGGGATCATCGCCGCAGGGGTCGTGCTTCATTACCTGAATGAAACAGAACACCGCAATTTAAAACACATTACTTCGATTTCCCGTTTAGAGGAAGATAAATACATGTGGCTGGATCGTTTTACGATCCGTAACCTGGAGCTGGTGAGCTCTGCCAACGACAATGCGGTAACGCTGTTTCAGGTGCTTGACCATACTTCAACGCCAATGGGCGCACGCTTGCTGCACCGCTGGATCATCATGCCACTGAAAGAGCTGAAGCCGATTCAGGAGCGCCTTGGGATGGTAGAGTTCCTGGTAAAAGATGAGGCATTGGTGGAAGAGTTCTTAAACCACATCAAACAGATCGGTGATCTGGAACGCCTGATCTCTAAAGTAGGTTTGTTGAAAGTGGGACCAAGAGAATTGTGTCAGCTTAAAAAGGCCTTGTATCATATCGAGTCGGTAAAGGAAATTGCGACGGCCTCGAATAATCCTTTCTTAATGGCACTTGCCGATCAGCTGGACCCTTGCTTAAGCATCCGCGAAAAGCTGGAAAGGGAATTGCAACAGGATCCTCCGGCATTGCTGATCAAAGGAAATGTGATCGCCGATGGCATCAATGAAGAGTTGGACCGCCTCCGCAAAATCTCCTTCGGTGGAAAAGACTATTTAATAGAAATTCAAAAAAGAGAAGCTGCCATTACCGGCATTCCTTCTCTTAAAGTAGCTTTCAATAATGTCTTCGGATATTACCTGGAAGTGACGCATACACATAAAGATAAAGTGCCTGCCGACTGGATCAGGAAGCAAACCCTGGTGAGTGCGGAGCGTTACATCACGCCTGAGCTAAAGGAATATGAAGAGCAGATCCTGGGTGCGGAAGAAAAGATCATGCAGATCGAGATCCGCCTGTATGGAGAGCTGATGGCCCTGGTGAGCGCTTATATCAAACAAATTCAACTGAATGCTTTCTCTATTGCACAGCTGGATGTCTTGTTGTGTTTTGCACAACTGGCGGTTAAAAATCACTATGTGAAACCGGTGGTGAATAAGACCAAAAATCTGGACATCAAAGGTGGAAGACATCCTGTAATAGAAAAAAGATTACCGGTAGGGGAAGAATACATTACGAATGATGTGTTTCTGGACAATGAAACCCAGCAGATCATCATCATTACCGGACCCAATATGTCGGGTAAGTCGGCAATTCTGAGACAAACAGGATTGATTGTGCTGATGGCACAAATGGGTTGTTTCGTTCCTGCAAAAGCAGCAACGCTCGGCCTGGTGGATAAGATCTTCACGCGTGTGGGTGCCTCGGATAACCTTTCTTCAGGAGAGAGTACATTCATGGTGGAGATGAATGAAACGGCGAGTATCCTGAATAATATTTCCGACAATAGTTTGATTCTATTGGATGAGATTGGCCGTGGAACGAGTACCTATGATGGGATTTCCATTGCCTGGGCGATTGCAGAATTCCTGCATACCCATCCTACGGCAAAGCCAAAAACACTTTTCGCGACACATTACCATGAGTTGAATGAACTGGCCAATACCATGAGCCGCATTAAGAACTTTAATGTTTCGATTAAAGAGGTAGGCAATAAGGTGATTTTTCTTAGAAAACTGGTTCCTGGTGGTAGTGAGCATAGTTTCGGTATTCATGTGGCCAAGATGGCCGGAATGCCGCCTAAGCTGATCAACAGGGCGAATGAGATCCTTAAGAAACTGGAGATCGACAGGACCGAAGGTCAAAGCATCAAAGACAGCATTAAAAAAGTACAGAACCAGGCTTATCAATTGCACATGTTTGCAATAGATGATCCGGTATTGTTGAAAATAAGGGATACCCTGAATAACCTGGATGTAAACGTATTGACCCCGGTTGAAGCTTTGCTTAAACTGGATGAAATACAAAGGATAATCAAAGAATAA
- the mqnE gene encoding aminofutalosine synthase MqnE — translation MDANSKLALLLNDTNLSADLKAIANKVQNQERITFDEGVYLYEHAELGYLGVLANYIREQKHGDKTYFNRNFHIEPTNVCVYDCKFCSYSRLIKQREEGWEMSVDGMMDVLKKYDNEPVTEVHITGGVVPKQNLDFYSDFFRRAKAHRPDLHIKALTPVEYYYIFKKAKLTHYEGMKYLQEAGLDSMPGGGAEIFHPEVREKIAHDKCNAEQWLDIHEQAHKLGMKTNATMLYGHIEQFWHRVDHMERLRQQQDKSGGFQAFIPLKFRNQNNQMDHVPEVSVIEDLRNYAIARIYLDNFDHIKAYWAMISRQTAQLSLNFGVDDIDGTLDDTTKIYSMAGAEEQHPAMNTEELVNLIKQVNRKPIERDTLYNVVTDYTDFVFEGAAKPQYYKLPVIN, via the coding sequence ATGGATGCTAATTCAAAGCTGGCTTTACTTTTAAACGACACGAATCTGTCTGCAGATCTTAAAGCCATTGCCAATAAAGTTCAGAACCAGGAAAGGATCACCTTCGATGAAGGGGTTTACCTTTATGAACATGCCGAACTGGGCTACCTGGGAGTTTTAGCGAACTACATCAGGGAGCAAAAACATGGTGATAAAACCTATTTCAACCGCAATTTTCATATTGAGCCGACCAACGTTTGTGTGTACGACTGTAAGTTCTGTTCTTACTCCCGACTGATTAAACAGCGTGAGGAAGGATGGGAAATGAGCGTAGACGGAATGATGGATGTGCTTAAAAAGTACGATAATGAACCGGTTACCGAGGTTCACATCACCGGAGGTGTAGTCCCTAAGCAAAACCTTGATTTTTACAGCGATTTCTTCAGACGTGCAAAAGCACATCGTCCGGATTTACACATCAAAGCACTGACACCGGTAGAGTATTACTATATCTTCAAAAAGGCAAAACTGACGCATTATGAAGGGATGAAATACCTGCAGGAAGCCGGTCTGGATTCGATGCCGGGAGGTGGTGCAGAAATCTTCCACCCGGAAGTAAGGGAAAAGATTGCACACGATAAATGTAATGCAGAACAATGGCTGGACATTCATGAACAGGCACATAAGCTGGGCATGAAAACCAATGCGACGATGTTATATGGTCATATCGAACAATTCTGGCACCGGGTAGATCATATGGAAAGACTGCGCCAGCAACAGGACAAATCAGGCGGTTTTCAGGCCTTTATCCCGCTGAAGTTCAGAAACCAAAACAACCAGATGGACCATGTGCCGGAAGTTTCTGTAATCGAGGATTTAAGAAATTATGCGATTGCCCGGATTTATCTGGACAATTTCGACCATATCAAAGCCTATTGGGCGATGATCAGCAGACAAACTGCACAACTTTCTTTAAACTTTGGTGTAGATGATATTGATGGTACTTTAGACGATACCACCAAAATCTATTCTATGGCCGGTGCTGAAGAACAACATCCTGCAATGAATACGGAGGAACTGGTGAACCTGATCAAACAGGTGAACCGTAAACCAATAGAAAGAGATACACTTTACAACGTGGTTACCGATTATACGGATTTCGTATTCGAAGGAGCAGCAAAACCACAATATTATAAATTGCCGGTCATCAATTAA
- a CDS encoding NlpC/P60 family protein, whose translation MRKKANHTVLKGRFKSLLFLMVLMVLVACSSRKKTVSTSTAARTATAMSNLKSKPLYRFINDWTGVRYRLGGLDKRGIDCSGFAFLLQKNIYGNELPRRSSDQATVIRTKSISQLKEGDLIFFSFGGGAVDHVGIYLNNNYFVHASTTRGVVVDDLSLPAYQRTMVKAGSIKN comes from the coding sequence ATGAGGAAGAAAGCCAATCACACCGTTCTCAAAGGAAGATTTAAATCGTTACTTTTTTTAATGGTGCTGATGGTACTGGTGGCTTGTAGCTCCAGAAAGAAAACAGTCAGCACTTCTACTGCGGCAAGGACAGCGACGGCGATGTCAAACCTGAAGAGTAAACCTTTGTACCGTTTCATCAACGACTGGACAGGGGTGAGGTACCGTTTAGGTGGCCTGGACAAACGGGGGATTGATTGCTCGGGTTTCGCCTTCTTATTGCAAAAGAACATCTACGGAAATGAGCTGCCAAGAAGGTCCAGTGACCAGGCAACGGTGATCAGGACCAAGAGCATTAGCCAGCTTAAAGAAGGAGACCTGATCTTTTTCTCTTTTGGCGGTGGCGCGGTAGATCATGTAGGGATTTACCTCAATAACAATTACTTTGTTCATGCATCCACTACACGTGGTGTGGTGGTAGATGACCTGAGCTTACCTGCTTACCAAAGAACAATGGTGAAAGCAGGTTCTATAAAAAACTAA